The following are from one region of the Thermoproteus uzoniensis 768-20 genome:
- a CDS encoding nucleotidyltransferase family protein, with amino-acid sequence MHRYYQLDEASELEAFREIASTMPQIVEAKLPGEPCIDDVGRLREVFERHGVAYAVVFGSVAKRGCGRDLDLAVKFARPVGLWDPAGFAADVAEALDLDYGQVDVVDVDAAPPGLLLSILEGTPVYNGERAREDLARRYVELLDVGEAWRAARRRLGRR; translated from the coding sequence GTGCACAGATACTACCAGCTGGACGAGGCGAGCGAGCTGGAGGCCTTCCGCGAGATCGCCTCCACGATGCCGCAGATCGTCGAGGCGAAGTTGCCCGGCGAACCCTGTATCGACGACGTGGGGAGGCTGAGGGAGGTGTTCGAGAGGCACGGCGTGGCATACGCCGTCGTCTTCGGCTCCGTCGCCAAGAGGGGGTGCGGCCGCGATCTGGATCTAGCCGTCAAGTTCGCGAGGCCGGTGGGTCTGTGGGATCCCGCGGGCTTCGCGGCCGACGTGGCGGAGGCCTTGGACCTCGACTACGGGCAGGTAGACGTGGTGGACGTAGACGCGGCGCCGCCCGGCCTTCTCCTATCTATCTTGGAGGGAACGCCCGTGTACAACGGGGAGAGGGCTAGGGAGGACTTGGCGCGGAGGTACGTGGAGCTTCTGGACGTGGGCGAGGCCTGGCGCGCCGCGCGGCGGAGGCTCGGGAGGCGGTGA